From the Pseudomonas baltica genome, one window contains:
- a CDS encoding glycosyltransferase, which yields MRVMLLVMDEQRVLLDRLYDIVRQHCDECVIQRLSKAQQMNLGAFLASVHHQDYDRVVIFSRVKRLARQRRVLQCVPGLVFLEHDAYQNYMPDSKYLHTYSRLYSQLPACRALLSGAVVVQRMQAEGIDAVFVSKGYDEQMLHDLGRERDIPVGFLGSLKSKEYAQRKALLESLASKSGMLVTRTQSGDEYLQTLNRIKVFVSADIGMGEFMIKNFEAMACGCVLLAWSQGEEDHLLGFEDMHNVVFYRSEAEALEKLALLQSDPLLAERIAANGEAFAREHYSFARVGRDLATAIQAPMRAWQAPGWLTRQWVRWRYGLQVPGQ from the coding sequence ATGAGGGTCATGTTGTTGGTCATGGACGAGCAGCGCGTGCTGCTCGACCGCCTGTATGACATCGTTCGCCAGCATTGTGACGAGTGTGTGATCCAGCGCCTGAGCAAAGCGCAGCAGATGAACCTGGGGGCGTTTCTGGCCTCTGTGCATCATCAGGACTACGATCGGGTGGTGATCTTTTCCCGCGTCAAACGCCTGGCTCGGCAACGGCGGGTGCTGCAATGCGTACCTGGGCTGGTGTTCCTCGAGCACGACGCCTACCAGAACTACATGCCCGACAGTAAATATCTGCACACGTACTCGCGCCTCTACAGCCAGTTGCCCGCGTGTCGTGCGTTGCTGTCCGGTGCCGTCGTGGTGCAGCGGATGCAGGCCGAAGGCATCGATGCGGTGTTCGTGTCCAAGGGTTATGACGAACAGATGCTGCACGACCTGGGGCGCGAGCGGGATATCCCGGTGGGCTTCCTCGGTAGCCTGAAAAGCAAGGAATACGCGCAGCGCAAGGCGCTCCTCGAGTCGCTGGCGAGCAAGAGCGGGATGCTGGTCACGCGTACCCAGTCGGGCGACGAGTATTTGCAGACGCTCAACCGGATCAAGGTATTCGTCAGTGCCGACATCGGCATGGGCGAGTTCATGATCAAGAATTTCGAAGCCATGGCCTGTGGCTGCGTGCTGCTGGCCTGGAGCCAGGGTGAGGAAGATCACTTGCTGGGCTTCGAGGACATGCACAACGTGGTGTTCTACCGCTCCGAGGCCGAGGCGCTGGAAAAACTCGCGTTGCTGCAAAGCGATCCGTTGCTGGCCGAGCGCATCGCCGCCAATGGCGAGGCCTTTGCCCGCGAGCACTACAGTTTCGCCCGGGTCGGCCGCGACCTGGCCACGGCCATTCAGGCCCCGATGCGCGCCTGGCAGGCGCCGGGTTGGTTGACGCGGCAGTGGGTCCGGTGGCGCTACGGGCTGCAGGTGCCGGGGCAGTGA